Proteins from a genomic interval of Buchnera aphidicola (Brachycaudus cardui):
- the rho gene encoding transcription termination factor Rho — translation MNLTALKNMPVSELITLGEKMGLENLARMRKQDIIFAILKQHAKSGEDIFGDGVLEILQDGFGFLRSADSSYLAGPDDIYVSPSQIRRFNLRTGDTISGKIRPPKEGERYFALLKVNEVNYDKPENARSKILFENLTPLHANSRLRMERGNGSTEDLTARVLDLASPIGRGQRGLIVAPPKAGKTILLQNIAQSIAYNHPECVLMVLLIDERPEEVTEMQRLVKGEVVASTFDEPASRHVQVAEMVIEKAKRLVEHKKDVIILLDSITRLARAYNTVVPASGKVLTGGVDANALHRPKRFFGAARNVEEGGSLTIIATALVDTGSKMDEVIYEEFKGTGNMELPLSRKIAEKRVFPAIDYNRSGTRKEELLTLPEELQKMWILRKIIHPMSEIDAMEFLLNKLSMTKTNDEFFDMMKRS, via the coding sequence ATGAATCTTACCGCACTTAAAAATATGCCAGTTTCTGAATTAATTACTCTTGGTGAAAAAATGGGGTTGGAAAATTTAGCGCGTATGCGTAAACAAGATATTATTTTTGCCATCCTTAAACAACATGCAAAAAGTGGAGAAGATATATTTGGAGACGGAGTTTTAGAAATATTACAAGATGGATTTGGTTTTCTACGTTCTGCTGATAGTTCTTATTTAGCTGGTCCTGATGACATTTATGTTTCACCAAGTCAGATTCGTAGATTTAATTTACGTACAGGTGATACTATTTCTGGAAAAATAAGACCTCCAAAAGAAGGTGAAAGATATTTCGCTTTACTTAAAGTTAATGAGGTAAATTATGATAAACCTGAAAATGCAAGAAGCAAAATATTATTTGAAAATTTAACACCATTACATGCTAATTCTAGATTAAGAATGGAGCGCGGGAACGGATCAACTGAGGATCTAACAGCAAGAGTATTAGATTTAGCATCTCCTATTGGAAGAGGGCAGCGTGGTTTAATTGTAGCTCCTCCAAAAGCTGGAAAAACAATATTACTTCAAAATATTGCACAAAGTATTGCTTATAATCATCCAGAATGCGTTTTAATGGTTTTATTGATCGATGAGAGACCAGAAGAAGTTACTGAAATGCAAAGATTAGTTAAAGGAGAAGTTGTTGCTTCTACTTTTGATGAGCCTGCATCAAGACATGTTCAAGTAGCTGAGATGGTTATTGAAAAAGCAAAAAGATTAGTAGAGCATAAAAAAGACGTTATCATTTTGCTAGATTCAATTACCCGTTTAGCTCGTGCTTATAATACAGTAGTACCAGCATCAGGAAAAGTCTTAACTGGAGGTGTTGATGCTAATGCTTTACATAGACCTAAACGATTTTTTGGGGCTGCACGTAATGTAGAAGAAGGAGGTAGTTTAACTATTATTGCCACTGCGTTAGTTGATACTGGTTCAAAAATGGATGAAGTGATTTATGAAGAATTTAAAGGAACTGGAAATATGGAACTACCATTGTCTAGAAAAATAGCAGAAAAACGTGTATTTCCAGCAATTGATTACAATCGTTCTGGAACAAGAAAAGAAGAATTATTAACTTTACCAGAAGAACTTCAAAAAATGTGGATTCTGAGAAAAATCATTCATCCAATGAGTGAAATAGATGCAATGGAATTTTTATTAAATAAACTCTCGATGACGAAAACAAATGATGAGTTTTTTGATATGATGAAACGTTCATAA
- the trxA gene encoding thioredoxin TrxA, with protein MNKIIKLTDENFQEKVLQKKGFILVDFWAPWCNPCKILAPILEEISQEYNDNVVIGKLNIEEHPNTAPVYSIRSIPTLLLFKNGQVLSTKVGALSKLQLKEFLDENIN; from the coding sequence ATGAATAAAATAATCAAATTAACAGATGAAAATTTTCAAGAAAAAGTTTTACAAAAAAAAGGTTTTATATTGGTTGATTTTTGGGCTCCATGGTGTAATCCTTGTAAAATTTTAGCACCAATTTTAGAAGAAATTTCACAAGAATATAATGATAATGTAGTTATTGGAAAATTAAATATTGAAGAACATCCAAATACTGCTCCTGTATATTCTATTAGAAGTATTCCTACATTATTATTATTCAAAAATGGACAAGTTCTTTCAACTAAAGTTGGAGCACTTTCTAAGTTACAACTTAAAGAATTTTTAGATGAAAATATTAACTAA